In a genomic window of Methanomassiliicoccus sp.:
- a CDS encoding aldehyde dehydrogenase family protein, whose protein sequence is MISNLNPATLEPLERVQESEIDSIGARLQQARTAQVGWASWPLARRRDALLAVQRKLIQDWERTADVISRETGKPRAEAVNTDILAALVAVDYAVRSMRKLFEPQKVRFENMDFMMRYMGRRSYVRNRPLGVIGIIAPWNYPLGIPFSQTIMALAAGNAVVFKPAPETPLTALEMQRLFDGSLPKNLVQTFVGGDEHGKALVASGADRIIFTGSSVVGSKIMALASQRLTPLTLELGGKDPCIVLEDADLERAAEGVAWGAFVNAGQTCVCVKRLYVHERIYGQFIELLKIKVESLRLGYGTDSIDADVGPLISEAALKRMEEAVEQAVRDGGKVLVGGRRAASLKGYYFEPTVIVGAPQASRVMQEEIFGPVVAVNTFSSDDEAIRLANDCPYALSGSVWTGDLKRGRRVAELMSGGTVLVNNVAYTYGLPMTPWGGKGLSGYGRTHGEVGFSELMEPHHIHVDDGRFKREVWWHPYRWENMAGGTGLLDALYGNSYRNRFRAALGLRQGLKGRQR, encoded by the coding sequence ATGATTAGCAACCTAAACCCAGCAACCCTGGAACCCCTCGAGAGAGTTCAGGAGTCGGAGATCGATTCGATAGGTGCGAGGCTCCAACAGGCCCGGACGGCGCAGGTGGGATGGGCTTCCTGGCCGTTGGCACGCCGCAGAGACGCCCTCCTGGCAGTGCAGCGGAAGTTGATCCAGGACTGGGAGCGGACGGCTGACGTGATCTCCCGGGAGACCGGAAAGCCTCGGGCGGAGGCGGTGAACACCGACATCCTGGCTGCCCTCGTTGCGGTTGACTACGCCGTTCGTTCGATGAGGAAGCTCTTCGAACCTCAGAAGGTCCGCTTCGAGAACATGGACTTCATGATGCGGTACATGGGCCGGCGCTCGTATGTTCGCAACAGGCCCCTGGGGGTGATCGGCATCATCGCCCCTTGGAACTACCCGCTGGGCATCCCCTTCTCACAAACGATCATGGCCCTTGCCGCAGGGAACGCCGTCGTCTTCAAGCCCGCCCCGGAGACCCCCCTCACAGCGCTAGAGATGCAGAGATTGTTCGACGGGTCTCTCCCCAAGAACCTGGTACAGACCTTCGTGGGCGGCGATGAGCACGGGAAGGCGCTGGTGGCCTCGGGAGCGGACCGCATCATCTTCACCGGCAGCTCGGTCGTGGGCTCCAAAATCATGGCCCTCGCATCCCAGCGGCTGACCCCGCTGACGTTAGAGCTGGGAGGGAAGGACCCCTGCATCGTTCTCGAGGACGCCGACCTCGAGCGGGCCGCGGAGGGGGTGGCGTGGGGGGCGTTCGTCAATGCCGGGCAGACCTGCGTGTGCGTCAAGAGGCTGTACGTCCATGAACGCATCTATGGTCAGTTCATCGAGCTTCTGAAGATCAAGGTGGAATCCTTGCGGCTGGGGTATGGTACTGACAGCATCGACGCGGACGTTGGTCCCCTGATCAGCGAGGCGGCCCTGAAGAGAATGGAGGAAGCGGTCGAGCAGGCGGTGAGGGATGGAGGTAAGGTCCTTGTCGGGGGCAGGCGCGCCGCCAGCCTGAAGGGATACTACTTCGAGCCGACCGTGATTGTTGGCGCTCCTCAGGCTTCCCGCGTGATGCAGGAGGAAATCTTCGGGCCGGTGGTCGCCGTCAACACGTTCAGCTCCGACGATGAGGCGATACGGCTGGCGAATGACTGCCCCTACGCTCTATCTGGCTCAGTGTGGACCGGGGATCTGAAGAGGGGGCGCAGGGTGGCGGAGCTGATGAGCGGGGGAACGGTCCTGGTCAACAACGTCGCCTATACCTACGGCCTGCCGATGACGCCTTGGGGAGGGAAAGGCCTGAGCGGCTACGGGAGGACCCACGGGGAAGTGGGCTTCTCCGAGCTAATGGAACCTCATCATATCCACGTGGACGACGGGCGATTCAAGAGGGAGGTCTGGTGGCATCCCTATCGGTGGGAGAACATGGCCGGGGGGACGGGTCTCCTGGACGCGTTGTACGGCAACAGTTACCGCAACCGGTTCCGGGCTGCTTTGGGCCTCAGGCAAGGACTGAAGGGGAGGCAGCGCTGA
- a CDS encoding DUF169 domain-containing protein, with the protein MDARTIGEKLTEAGRLSGRAVCVIGGDEPFTGAVPLGKIDRCIARAVYKLAVDRSSVPMYYGAEEKSGICGGGQVWCGLASGSSKLNFFVSTGTPDFMGGEAEYLKPSPEAAGQFMAAPGKLTPPARYISLAGYDQIDDDTEVLSFILIGKAESVRNLGGLIHFASEDLFTSILMPGGPSCASMVSYAAGMAERAPRNTAFVGPVDPTGNNWFPPDLLSMAVPSSLAATMAESADDSFLSKRPQVAFPERRLGLREERE; encoded by the coding sequence ATGGACGCGCGTACCATAGGTGAGAAGCTGACCGAGGCAGGGAGGCTGTCGGGGAGGGCAGTGTGTGTGATCGGCGGCGATGAGCCGTTCACCGGGGCTGTGCCCCTGGGCAAGATCGACCGCTGTATCGCCAGAGCGGTGTATAAGTTGGCCGTGGACAGAAGTTCAGTGCCGATGTATTACGGCGCTGAGGAGAAAAGCGGCATCTGTGGGGGAGGACAGGTTTGGTGCGGCCTTGCAAGTGGCTCCTCCAAGCTCAATTTCTTCGTGTCCACCGGCACCCCAGACTTTATGGGCGGGGAGGCCGAATACCTGAAACCCTCGCCCGAGGCGGCGGGACAGTTCATGGCGGCCCCCGGCAAGCTCACCCCGCCCGCGAGGTACATAAGCCTTGCCGGATACGACCAGATCGACGATGATACCGAGGTGCTGTCCTTCATCCTCATCGGCAAGGCGGAATCGGTGCGCAACCTGGGAGGCCTGATACATTTCGCTTCCGAAGATCTATTCACTTCGATCCTGATGCCCGGAGGGCCGTCCTGCGCATCCATGGTATCCTACGCCGCGGGGATGGCCGAGAGAGCGCCGCGGAACACCGCATTCGTCGGACCGGTCGATCCGACCGGTAATAACTGGTTTCCGCCCGACCTCCTGTCGATGGCCGTTCCGAGTTCCCTTGCTGCTACGATGGCCGAGAGCGCGGATGACTCGTTCCTGTCTAAGCGCCCCCAGGTCGCCTTCCCGGAGAGGAGGCTCGGGCTTCGCGAGGAGAGGGAGTGA
- the rsmA gene encoding 16S rRNA (adenine(1518)-N(6)/adenine(1519)-N(6))-dimethyltransferase RsmA encodes MDHDVRSVTDQLARLGISPSKGLGQNFLIDERVADRQVAAAGISSDDTVLEIGPGLGVLTKRLAQRAGRVIAIEMDRKLAENLRPTLPDNVQLVVGDALEVPFPRFDRMVSNLPYSISSPIIFKLLDHDFRKAMVMLQKEFADRMVAAPDTDDYSRLTVNVYYRAECRLLEKVPRSRFWPPPKVDSAVVELVPRPSPFSVEDEKLFFRLVDLLFQQRRKKIGTVLKMKGLMTSEQRSSVPYVDDRVEALSPEQIGELSDAVADLRTDRADDRSSS; translated from the coding sequence ATGGACCATGACGTGAGGAGCGTAACTGATCAACTGGCCCGCCTTGGGATATCGCCGTCTAAGGGTCTGGGACAGAACTTTCTCATCGATGAGCGAGTCGCCGATCGCCAGGTGGCAGCCGCGGGAATTTCCTCTGACGACACCGTCCTGGAGATCGGGCCGGGGCTCGGAGTACTCACAAAAAGGCTGGCCCAACGGGCGGGAAGGGTCATCGCCATCGAGATGGACCGCAAGCTGGCGGAGAATCTTAGGCCCACTCTACCGGATAACGTCCAACTGGTTGTGGGGGACGCCCTGGAAGTGCCCTTTCCGAGGTTCGACCGCATGGTATCGAACCTTCCCTACTCCATCTCCTCGCCGATCATCTTCAAGCTTCTTGACCACGACTTCAGGAAGGCGATGGTCATGCTGCAGAAGGAGTTCGCCGACCGCATGGTGGCCGCGCCGGACACCGACGACTACTCCCGCCTGACGGTGAACGTGTATTACCGCGCGGAGTGCCGCCTTCTCGAGAAGGTGCCCCGCTCCCGATTCTGGCCGCCTCCCAAGGTCGACTCGGCGGTCGTCGAGCTGGTCCCCCGCCCGTCCCCCTTCTCCGTAGAGGACGAGAAGCTATTCTTCCGCCTGGTGGACCTGCTGTTCCAGCAGCGCCGAAAGAAGATCGGCACGGTTCTCAAGATGAAGGGGCTGATGACCTCGGAGCAGCGATCGTCCGTGCCATACGTCGACGATCGCGTCGAGGCCCTGTCCCCTGAGCAGATCGGCGAACTCAGCGATGCTGTGGCTGACCTGAGAACAGATCGTGCGGACGATCGGTCATCGTCGTAA
- a CDS encoding DUF655 domain-containing protein: MEDYALILDYLPQGIPNDKTFRREPSAYAVGESEFKLFELVPKNDAVIVIGDRVYIGKDPALRDKIVHVKRRVGYEELTAAAQAELPFVLQDIAKQQETRFIKFFNEAQAITTRFHMLELIPGLGKKTMWAILEERKKGTFTSYDDLTKRVPALKHPLKLIAKRIEDELSDPSQKYHIFVSR, encoded by the coding sequence ATGGAGGACTACGCGCTGATATTAGATTATTTACCCCAGGGCATCCCTAATGATAAGACTTTTCGCCGGGAGCCCTCGGCATACGCCGTTGGTGAGAGCGAGTTCAAGCTTTTCGAGCTCGTTCCCAAGAACGACGCCGTCATCGTCATCGGTGATCGGGTCTATATTGGCAAGGATCCAGCCCTGAGAGACAAGATCGTCCACGTCAAGCGTCGGGTCGGTTACGAGGAGCTTACCGCCGCCGCGCAGGCCGAGCTGCCCTTCGTGCTGCAGGATATCGCTAAGCAGCAGGAGACTCGCTTCATCAAGTTCTTCAACGAGGCACAGGCCATCACCACCCGTTTCCACATGCTGGAGCTCATCCCCGGCCTGGGGAAGAAGACGATGTGGGCCATCCTGGAGGAGCGCAAGAAGGGAACGTTCACCAGCTACGACGACCTCACCAAGAGGGTCCCCGCCTTGAAGCACCCCCTGAAGCTCATCGCCAAGCGCATCGAGGATGAGCTGTCGGACCCGTCGCAGAAGTATCACATCTTTGTCTCCAGATGA
- a CDS encoding RNA polymerase Rpb4 family protein, with amino-acid sequence MPEERYVTLSEVKQLLEEASQTRELTPDQKLALDHAQKVAVLPPEKANELQAELGKLGFVSDALCAKIADVLPVHSDDVRVLFSKERMVLEKKNIELILSTVQKYL; translated from the coding sequence ATGCCCGAGGAGCGCTACGTGACCTTGTCCGAGGTCAAGCAGCTTCTGGAAGAGGCAAGCCAGACCCGGGAGCTCACTCCCGACCAGAAGCTGGCGCTGGACCATGCCCAGAAGGTTGCCGTCCTCCCTCCGGAGAAGGCGAACGAGCTGCAGGCCGAGCTGGGCAAGCTGGGCTTCGTCTCCGACGCCCTGTGCGCCAAGATCGCCGACGTCCTCCCTGTGCACAGCGACGATGTGCGTGTCCTCTTTTCCAAGGAAAGAATGGTGTTAGAGAAGAAGAATATAGAACTGATACTATCTACTGTGCAAAAATACCTTTAA
- a CDS encoding 50S ribosomal protein L21e, with translation MVQTSRGLRRKTRNILSKTPRTRGMTPITHEFREFEVGEKVSVVIDPAVHYGMPHMRFQGKTGVVTGKQGRAFVVDLYVGNKLKTVVARPEHLKKSF, from the coding sequence ATGGTACAGACTTCCAGAGGCCTCCGGCGCAAGACGCGCAACATACTTAGTAAGACCCCCCGCACCAGGGGTATGACCCCCATCACCCACGAGTTCCGTGAGTTCGAGGTAGGGGAGAAGGTCAGCGTGGTCATCGATCCTGCTGTCCACTATGGTATGCCGCACATGCGCTTCCAGGGCAAGACCGGGGTCGTCACCGGCAAGCAGGGTCGCGCCTTCGTGGTCGACCTCTATGTCGGGAACAAGCTGAAGACCGTGGTGGCCCGGCCAGAGCACCTGAAGAAGAGCTTCTGA
- a CDS encoding tRNA pseudouridine(54/55) synthase Pus10, giving the protein MNETIERADRALKAHDLCDHCLGRLFAQVESGTTNAERGRNMRVAVTAERSARNEEMPSHDLCWLCEGAFDSVERFAEAAIERLSTIEYNSFLIGTRVDPLVQDREERLWAEVGGDKAEPVKAELNREIGKIVEARTGKQVEFRSPDVVAVVDTRFAQVDLDIAPIFFYGRYRKYSREIPQTKWPCRVCQGKGCKRCGNTGKMYQISVQEVIGDVFLEEAGGEEHFFHGMGREDIDARMLGTGRPFVLEISKPKRRHLDLEALTALVNEKGKDLADFSGLRPSTREEVRQIKAATPDKVYLAVVRPHDKVNKGQVDEVTQSLSQARITQQTPTRVAHRRADLARQRAIHELQLMEFNDDRFVLRLRTESGTYVKEFVSGDNGRTVPSFSAALGVPCEVTALDVIQIIDNSNEG; this is encoded by the coding sequence GTGAACGAAACTATTGAGCGTGCTGATCGGGCCCTCAAGGCCCACGACCTCTGCGACCATTGCCTTGGCCGCCTGTTCGCGCAGGTGGAGAGCGGGACCACCAACGCAGAACGGGGACGAAACATGAGGGTGGCGGTGACCGCCGAGCGTTCCGCCAGGAACGAGGAGATGCCGTCCCACGACCTCTGCTGGCTGTGCGAGGGGGCTTTCGACAGCGTTGAGCGGTTCGCCGAAGCCGCCATCGAGAGGCTGAGCACAATCGAGTACAATTCGTTCCTCATCGGGACGCGGGTAGACCCCCTGGTCCAGGACCGCGAGGAGCGCTTATGGGCCGAGGTCGGCGGGGATAAGGCCGAGCCCGTGAAGGCAGAGCTAAACCGCGAGATCGGGAAGATCGTCGAGGCCCGCACCGGCAAGCAGGTCGAGTTTCGCTCCCCTGACGTCGTCGCGGTCGTCGACACCCGCTTTGCTCAGGTCGACCTGGACATCGCACCGATCTTCTTCTATGGGCGCTACCGCAAGTATTCCCGGGAGATTCCCCAGACCAAGTGGCCGTGCCGAGTGTGCCAGGGAAAGGGATGCAAGCGGTGCGGCAACACCGGCAAGATGTACCAGATCAGCGTTCAAGAGGTCATCGGCGATGTCTTCCTGGAGGAGGCCGGAGGAGAGGAGCACTTCTTCCACGGCATGGGCCGGGAGGATATCGATGCCCGCATGTTGGGGACCGGCCGTCCCTTCGTGCTCGAGATCTCCAAGCCCAAGAGGAGACATCTCGACCTCGAAGCTCTTACCGCCCTGGTGAACGAGAAGGGCAAGGATCTAGCGGATTTTTCGGGCCTCCGTCCGTCGACCCGCGAAGAGGTCCGCCAGATCAAGGCGGCGACGCCAGACAAGGTGTACCTCGCAGTGGTCAGACCCCATGACAAAGTTAATAAGGGTCAAGTGGATGAGGTAACCCAATCGTTAAGTCAGGCGCGTATCACTCAGCAGACGCCAACCAGGGTCGCCCATCGTAGGGCTGATCTTGCCAGGCAACGAGCGATCCACGAGCTCCAGCTGATGGAGTTCAACGATGACCGCTTCGTCCTGCGGCTGAGGACGGAATCCGGGACGTATGTCAAGGAGTTCGTCAGCGGGGACAACGGTCGAACCGTACCCAGCTTCTCGGCGGCGTTAGGTGTGCCGTGCGAGGTCACCGCGCTCGACGTCATACAAATAATCGATAACTCCAACGAGGGATGA
- a CDS encoding KH domain-containing protein: MRLVRIPKDRVGALIGTDGETKETIEKRAGVRMRIDTEGEVDIEDNPQDPLAALKVMDLVKAIGRGFSPHRAMRLLDDDEYLEVIELGDFIGKKSDQLARVRSRLIGTNGKTRKIIEDLTGAYMSIYGSTVSLIGNSVQLPIAKTAVEMILRGSEHATVYRYLERSRATLRIAEMGFS; encoded by the coding sequence ATGAGGCTAGTACGCATTCCCAAGGACCGCGTCGGCGCCCTGATTGGCACTGACGGTGAAACAAAAGAGACGATAGAAAAGCGCGCCGGGGTCCGGATGCGCATCGACACCGAAGGGGAGGTGGACATCGAGGACAACCCCCAGGACCCCCTTGCCGCGCTCAAGGTGATGGACCTGGTTAAGGCCATAGGCCGAGGCTTCTCACCGCATCGGGCCATGCGCCTGCTGGACGACGACGAGTACCTCGAGGTCATCGAGCTGGGCGATTTCATAGGAAAGAAGTCGGACCAGCTGGCAAGGGTGCGCTCCCGCCTGATCGGCACCAATGGGAAGACAAGGAAGATCATCGAGGACCTTACCGGGGCGTACATGTCCATCTACGGCAGCACCGTCTCCCTTATAGGTAACTCTGTGCAACTGCCCATAGCCAAGACGGCAGTGGAGATGATCCTGAGGGGCAGCGAGCATGCTACGGTGTACCGCTACCTGGAGAGATCGAGGGCCACCCTGCGCATCGCTGAGATGGGCTTCAGCTGA
- a CDS encoding serine protein kinase RIO — MVEKDAFESLEHKIMALRENSRTGDERKTLDEVFDRDTMLGIYKLMTDGYLDTIQYPISTGKEGNVFAVADDDGKLFALKVYRTSNATFNRIARYIEGDKRFKGIAGSRRKVIYAWASKEFRNLQRLEDAGVKVPSPIRYHRNMLVMEYIGTKRGPAPLLRNTVLDDPEKVYETLLEYMRLAYQEAELVHADLSEYNILYYRKKPVIIDVGQAVLTEHINAKDFLLRDINNINRYFRGLEVKVIDRDEVFRNVTGTPK, encoded by the coding sequence ATGGTCGAAAAGGACGCCTTCGAGTCCCTCGAGCACAAGATCATGGCCCTGCGGGAGAACAGCCGCACCGGGGACGAGCGCAAGACACTGGACGAGGTGTTCGACCGCGACACCATGCTTGGCATATACAAGCTGATGACCGATGGATACCTCGATACGATCCAGTATCCCATATCCACGGGCAAGGAGGGCAACGTCTTCGCCGTCGCCGACGATGATGGGAAGCTCTTCGCCCTCAAGGTCTACCGTACTTCCAACGCCACCTTCAACCGCATAGCCAGGTATATCGAGGGCGACAAACGGTTCAAAGGCATCGCCGGTTCCCGCCGCAAGGTCATTTACGCCTGGGCCAGCAAGGAGTTCCGCAACCTGCAGCGCCTGGAGGATGCTGGAGTGAAAGTGCCGTCGCCGATCCGCTATCACCGCAACATGCTGGTCATGGAGTATATCGGCACTAAAAGGGGACCGGCCCCTCTGCTGCGCAACACCGTCCTCGACGATCCCGAGAAGGTGTACGAGACCCTGCTGGAGTACATGCGTCTGGCTTACCAGGAAGCGGAGCTGGTCCATGCGGACCTCAGCGAGTACAATATCCTTTATTACCGAAAGAAGCCTGTGATAATCGATGTCGGGCAGGCAGTGCTCACCGAGCACATCAACGCCAAGGACTTCCTGCTGCGGGACATCAACAACATCAACAGGTATTTCCGAGGCCTCGAGGTCAAAGTGATCGACCGGGACGAGGTCTTCCGAAATGTAACGGGGACACCCAAATGA
- the eif1A gene encoding translation initiation factor eIF-1A, whose translation MLRAVDHWRLHLTQYESEEMNEEITRCPFPNRKEGEMFGVADQLLGASRIKVMCEDGTSRMGRIPGKIRKRMWIREGDLLIVKPWEFQADKADIMYRYTKTQASYLHRRKAIPKNLDVF comes from the coding sequence ATGCTCCGTGCAGTAGATCATTGGAGGCTTCATTTGACTCAATATGAATCTGAAGAGATGAACGAGGAAATTACCCGATGTCCGTTCCCCAACCGCAAGGAGGGGGAGATGTTCGGGGTAGCGGATCAGCTCTTGGGAGCGTCCCGCATTAAGGTAATGTGCGAGGATGGGACCTCGCGCATGGGCCGCATTCCCGGAAAGATCCGCAAGCGAATGTGGATCAGGGAGGGTGACCTTCTCATAGTCAAGCCCTGGGAGTTCCAGGCTGACAAGGCGGACATCATGTACCGCTACACCAAGACCCAGGCGAGCTACCTGCACCGCCGTAAGGCCATCCCTAAGAACCTGGACGTGTTCTGA